In uncultured Desulfovibrio sp., the genomic stretch CTGTTCGGCTCGTTGGAAGAACTGCTTCTGCGCATCAAGGGGCGTGTGCGCGAGGCTACGGGCGGGCTCACCTGCTCCGCCGGGGCCGCGCCGGTGAAATTTCTTGCCAAAATATGTTCAGACATCAACAAGCCCGATGGCATGTTCATATTGCGGCCCGAAGAAGTGGATGATTTTCTGGCGACTTTGCCCGTGGGCAAGATTCCCGGCGTGGGCAAGCGCATGGTTGAGAGCCTGCAAGGTCTGGGTGTGAGAACTGTGGGGCAGTTGCGCCGCTACAGTCTGGACTTCATGCTGCGCAAATACGGCAAGTGGGGCGGCGTGTTGTACGAGCGCGTGCACGGGCGCGACCCGCGCGGCATAGAAACCGAGCGCGCCGCAAAAAGCGAAAGTGCGGAATGCACCTTTACCGAGGACACGCGCGACCGGGATTTTTTGCAGCGCATGCTGCTGGCCCATGCAGAGCGCGTGGGGGCCTCGTTGCGGCGGCATGGCTACAGGGGCCGCACGGTGACGCTCAAGGTCAAGTATACGGATTTCAGGCAGGTTACCCGTTCGCGCACCCTGCCGGAGGGCATAAACGCCACGGAAACCATTTTTGAGGTGGGCTGCGCCTTGCTGCGCGAGCTGCCCCTGCCGCAGCCTGTACGGCTTATCGGCCTTGGGGTTTCAGGTTTTGACGCACCTGTGGCGCAATTGGTCTTGCCGGGCGCGGTCAAGCCAGCAACTCAGGGTCTGGATCCGCAGGTCGAGGCCAGAAGGCAAAAACTTGATGCCGCGCTGGACGATCTGCGCAGCCGCTTTGGCAACAAGGCGGTGCAGCGCGGGCGGCTGTTTACGCCTGCGGAAAAAAAGGCAGATGCCGCGCTTACCCCGGATAGCGCCGGGGATGCAGGCACGGCGGATACAAAAGAATCTGACAGTGAAGAATAGGCGGCTTTATGCGTTTGCCTGACCCTGCCGCGTAAACAGAGCCATGTATTCCTGATTGCCCTTGGGACCCTTGATGGCGGCGGGCAGCACTCCCTGACAGGCAAGAGCCAAATTGGCCTGGGTGAAGAGCAGGATTTTATCCACCGCGCGCTGGCGTGCGGCCTCATCGCGCACCACTCCCTTGACGGTTTCGCCAGGGCCAAGCTCAAATTGCGGTTTGATGAGCGTGGCGAGCATGCCGCCGGGTTTGAGCCAGGGCATGCATGAGGGCAGCACGAGGGTGAGCGAAATAAAGGAAACGTCCGCGACCACCAGATCAACCATCTCGGGGATAAGGCTCTGCTCCGCATGGCGCAGGTTGACGCCTTCAAGGTTTATCACCCTTTCGTCGGCGCGCAGGCGTTCGTGCAACTGATTTTTGCCCACATCCACGGCATAGACGCGTTTGGCCCCCCTTTGCAGCAGGCAGTCCGTAAAACCACCGGTGGAAGCACCCGCGTCCAGGCACACAAAGTCGGTCACATCCAGCTTGAAATGTTCAAGGATGGTCAAAAGCTTGTAAGCGCCACGGCTCACGTAGCGTTCCGGCTCCAGCAGGGCAAAGACCGTGTCGGCGGCAAAAGGATGCCCCGGCTTGGGCACAACCTGCGGCGGCGCACCGGGGACCGTCTGTTCAAGGATGATCTTGCACGCCATGATAAGGCGGCGGGCCTGTTCGCGGCTTTCCGCAAGGCCCTGCTCAAATACAAGCTGGTCGGCGCGTTGTCTGGGTGTTTTTGGCATGGGGGTCTTATATCTGCTTGCCGCGTCAACCACAAGACTGCCCCGCGATTGCTGCGCACCGGGCACGGCAAAGGGGGTGCAACTGGCCCCCGATGAGATGGCGGAAAGTCAATTTATACTTAACCCCGTCCGGCGCACTTGCCAAAGCCGTAAAAGAGGGCTATATAGCTTGCCCTTGTGCGGTACTGCGCCGCGCCAAGGGTAAAACGCGCGGGCGTCCGAATTGCTGAAAAATCTGGATTATGCCGCGTTCACGAGGTAGCTGCCATGAAAAATGATATCCATCCCAAAGTGTTCAACGCCACCATCACCTGCGCCTGCGGCAATGAAGAGCACGTGCTCTCCACCAAGGGCGAACAGGTTAGCGTGGAAGTTTGCTCCGCTTGCCACCCTTTCTTCACCGGCAAGCAGCGTTTTCTTGATACCGCTGGTCGTATTGACCGCTTCCGCAAGAAGTACGCCAAGTTTGATCAGTAGTAAGCTTGGGTCGGGCCTTTACCGGGACTCCAGCACTGGCATGACGCCCGAAAGTTCGCGGCGGGCAGGCTCGCAGCAAATCGCCCCGCGTGCAAAGCGCGCGAGCGGTGTGTTGCGGCTTGCCCTCGCTCTTTTGAACGCGGAATGCGCTCCGGTGGGCGGGCAGGCCGTCATGGAAGGCGTGATGATGCGTCACGGTGATGTCTACGGGCTGGCGGTTCGTCAGGCCGATGGCGTCATTCGTGCCATGCGCTGCCCTTGGTTTTCGCTCACCCGCAGCCCCTGGCTCAAAAAGCCCTTTGTGCGGGGCTTTCCTGTGCTGCTGGAAACTCTGGTCAACGGCATCAAGGCGCTCAACCGCTCGGTTGAAGCTGTGGCCCAGAGCGAGCAGGAGGAAATCTCCGGCTGGCATCTGGTGCTTACGCTGATTCTGGCCCTGCTGATGGCAGTGGGTCTTTTTGTGGTTGTGCCGCACCTGCTCTCGCTGGTGATGCTCTGGGCGCACCTTGGCGGCGATGTGGAAGGGCTTTCGTTCCACCTCTGGGACGGTTTTTTCAAGTGCTGCATCTTCATGGGGTATATCAAGGCAATTTCGTATGTGCCTGATATCCGCCGTGTTTTTCAGTATCATGGGGCAGAACACAAAACCATCCACGCCTATGAGGCGGGGGGGGATGTGGACGCTGCCGCCGCCATGGGCAAAAGCCGCCTGCATCCGCGTTGCGGAACCACGTTTTTGCTGTTTGTCATCAGCATTTCCATATTGCTGCATGCGGTGCTGGTTCCCCTGATGCTGAGCATTTACACGCCGCAGGGTGAGGTTGCCAAACATGTCCTCACCATTGGCGTCAAGCTGTTGCTGATGGTGCCCATCAGCGCGCTGGCCTATGAGCTTATACGTTACGCTGCCAAACTGCCCGAAGGGCCTCTGGCAACGGTGCTGCGCGCGCCGGGGCTGGCCCTCCAGCGGCTCACCACCTATGAGCCTGACGAAAGCCAGCTTGAGGTGGCCGTGGTGGCCCTGCGTGAAGCCCTTGGCCCGGATGATGGCGCGAGGGTGCACACCGTAGGCTACACCACGGAATAGCGCTTATTGCCGTCTTTTTCTGCCGCTTTTGCGGCAGATGCTGTACATGGGCTTGTTGCCTGGCATGCTGC encodes the following:
- a CDS encoding DNA polymerase IV; the encoded protein is MIIHIDMDAFFASVEQMDDPSLRGKPVIVGGEQRGVVSTCSYEARVFGVHSAMPMATARRLCPQGIVVRGRHSRYAELSRAVMAALGEFSPLVEQASVDEAYVDATGLERLFGSLEELLLRIKGRVREATGGLTCSAGAAPVKFLAKICSDINKPDGMFILRPEEVDDFLATLPVGKIPGVGKRMVESLQGLGVRTVGQLRRYSLDFMLRKYGKWGGVLYERVHGRDPRGIETERAAKSESAECTFTEDTRDRDFLQRMLLAHAERVGASLRRHGYRGRTVTLKVKYTDFRQVTRSRTLPEGINATETIFEVGCALLRELPLPQPVRLIGLGVSGFDAPVAQLVLPGAVKPATQGLDPQVEARRQKLDAALDDLRSRFGNKAVQRGRLFTPAEKKADAALTPDSAGDAGTADTKESDSEE
- a CDS encoding TlyA family RNA methyltransferase, with translation MPKTPRQRADQLVFEQGLAESREQARRLIMACKIILEQTVPGAPPQVVPKPGHPFAADTVFALLEPERYVSRGAYKLLTILEHFKLDVTDFVCLDAGASTGGFTDCLLQRGAKRVYAVDVGKNQLHERLRADERVINLEGVNLRHAEQSLIPEMVDLVVADVSFISLTLVLPSCMPWLKPGGMLATLIKPQFELGPGETVKGVVRDEAARQRAVDKILLFTQANLALACQGVLPAAIKGPKGNQEYMALFTRQGQANA
- the rpmE gene encoding 50S ribosomal protein L31 codes for the protein MKNDIHPKVFNATITCACGNEEHVLSTKGEQVSVEVCSACHPFFTGKQRFLDTAGRIDRFRKKYAKFDQ
- a CDS encoding DUF1385 domain-containing protein; the protein is MEGVMMRHGDVYGLAVRQADGVIRAMRCPWFSLTRSPWLKKPFVRGFPVLLETLVNGIKALNRSVEAVAQSEQEEISGWHLVLTLILALLMAVGLFVVVPHLLSLVMLWAHLGGDVEGLSFHLWDGFFKCCIFMGYIKAISYVPDIRRVFQYHGAEHKTIHAYEAGGDVDAAAAMGKSRLHPRCGTTFLLFVISISILLHAVLVPLMLSIYTPQGEVAKHVLTIGVKLLLMVPISALAYELIRYAAKLPEGPLATVLRAPGLALQRLTTYEPDESQLEVAVVALREALGPDDGARVHTVGYTTE